A genomic stretch from Candidatus Nitrososphaera gargensis Ga9.2 includes:
- a CDS encoding DNA cytosine methyltransferase codes for MKAFRPEAIHRPYQTVTCRYNSFAKTSAHIQDHDGLRVLNHIEALTIQSFPFYYKLTPTAQREIETLIGNAVPPLLAFKLAQYVKGVLAIPHL; via the coding sequence CTGAAAGCATTCAGACCGGAGGCGATTCATCGACCCTATCAAACTGTAACATGCAGATACAATTCATTTGCTAAAACTTCTGCTCATATTCAAGACCATGACGGCCTGCGGGTTCTAAATCATATAGAAGCTCTGACGATACAATCATTTCCATTCTATTACAAACTCACTCCTACTGCACAGAGAGAAATTGAAACACTGATTGGAAACGCAGTTCCTCCCCTGCTAGCTTTTAAGCTGGCACAATATGTCAAAGGCGTACTCGCCATCCCGCATCTTTGA
- a CDS encoding toll/interleukin-1 receptor domain-containing protein, whose amino-acid sequence MSDTENPVAIFISYNSADKQIASNIAIFLAAENIPTWFDEWKVSAGDSIVGEVQEGLKGCTHFLILWSKNSNKSNWVRKELESTIARAIQTKVPRIIPIRLDDTPLPALLADIKYLRYRGGTERDRYDLVESISGKKPSADFIRAIVKKYKEVVRDPDAEGPFEYKVCPECGSDNLEGSSFVSSDEEFYVLGCKECGWSTVSQ is encoded by the coding sequence ATGTCCGACACGGAAAATCCTGTGGCCATATTCATCAGTTACAATTCCGCAGATAAACAAATAGCTTCCAACATTGCCATTTTTCTTGCCGCTGAAAATATTCCGACGTGGTTTGACGAATGGAAAGTATCTGCTGGCGACTCGATAGTGGGAGAAGTGCAAGAAGGACTGAAGGGATGCACTCACTTCTTGATTTTGTGGTCGAAAAACTCGAACAAATCGAATTGGGTCAGAAAGGAACTGGAATCGACAATCGCTAGGGCCATACAGACGAAGGTACCAAGGATTATTCCGATACGCCTTGACGACACGCCATTACCTGCCCTCTTGGCCGATATCAAGTACCTTAGATATAGAGGGGGAACGGAACGCGACCGTTACGATCTGGTCGAATCAATCAGTGGTAAGAAGCCGAGCGCAGACTTTATCCGCGCGATAGTTAAGAAATACAAGGAAGTCGTCCGTGATCCTGATGCTGAGGGACCTTTTGAATACAAGGTCTGCCCTGAGTGCGGCTCGGATAACTTGGAAGGTTCGTCATTTGTTTCCAGTGACGAGGAGTTTTACGTCCTAGGATGCAAAGAGTGTGGATGGTCTACGGTGAGTCAGTAA
- a CDS encoding DNA cytosine methyltransferase, whose product MNDGPTFIDLFCGAGGFSLGFVKAGFKHVLGVDNWNTVCETYQANIGNAVCQDLRIFDGKPFVGKIDVVIGSPPCQTFSSANTKTRECNTELCDEFMRIVNEVKPKVWIMENVPECIDYVQAPFKEVFYAGDFGVLQGRERAFFSNIKLKPDKIGQKYLDTEQSAKQLCLKSQQSMLG is encoded by the coding sequence GTGAACGATGGTCCGACTTTCATTGATTTATTCTGCGGAGCGGGCGGATTTTCCCTAGGTTTTGTAAAGGCAGGATTCAAACACGTGTTAGGAGTGGACAATTGGAATACTGTTTGTGAGACATACCAAGCAAATATTGGCAATGCAGTCTGCCAAGACCTGAGAATTTTTGATGGCAAACCATTTGTGGGAAAGATAGATGTTGTCATCGGAAGCCCACCATGCCAGACGTTCAGTTCTGCAAACACAAAGACTAGAGAATGCAATACTGAACTGTGCGACGAGTTCATGAGAATAGTCAACGAAGTCAAACCCAAAGTTTGGATAATGGAAAATGTTCCAGAATGCATTGATTATGTTCAGGCTCCTTTCAAAGAGGTATTCTATGCAGGAGATTTCGGAGTCCTGCAAGGCCGTGAGCGAGCATTCTTTTCAAATATCAAGCTTAAGCCCGATAAAATCGGGCAGAAGTATCTTGACACGGAGCAATCTGCCAAGCAGCTTTGTTTAAAAAGTCAACAATCCATGCTTGGATAG